One stretch of Anguilla anguilla isolate fAngAng1 chromosome 5, fAngAng1.pri, whole genome shotgun sequence DNA includes these proteins:
- the snai3 gene encoding zinc finger protein SNAI3 isoform X1 → MGDMRGEKKKRAPLSSSLKSAAFVWPKNEDVLAPHSPEESMPGPLPLSQMSCPLPSSPQILGEWRPAPLVTPAPRTSVELTSVSGPLTDAQPWCTDFPPRGGPGQELGRPLLVAHNTPVRDSLPALEPLRLLEPHAFRLPAHAAELALERGAAPSPLLGLVPGGQERFECLDCHRAYFTFSGLAKHRQLRCEWQCHRCFSCKYCDKEYVSLGALKMHIRTHTLPCVCKLCGKAFSRPWLLQGHIRTHTGEKPFSCPHCSRAFADRSNLRAHLQTHSDIKKYQCKRCSKTFSRISLLSKHEEAGCCPLS, encoded by the exons ATGGGAGACatgcggggggaaaaaaagaagcggGCCCCCCTCTCCAGTTCCCTCAAGTCAGCCGCTTTCGTATGGCCAAAGAATG AGGACGTCCTTGCTCCACACTCTCCGGAAGAATCCATGCCGGGtcccctgcccctctctcagATGTCCTGCCCTCTCCCCAGCTCCCCCCAGATCCTGGGAGAGTGGCGACCGGCGCCCCTCGTCACCCCAGCGCCCAGAACCTCGGTGGAGCTGACCTCTGTCAGCGGCCCGTTGACGGACGCGCAGCCGTGGTGCACGGACTTTCCCCCGAGGGGGGGCCCAGGGCAAGAGCTggggcgccccctgctggtggccCACAACACGCCCGTCAGGGACTCTCTCCCCGCCCTGGAGCCCCTCCGCCTCCTGGAGCCCCACGCCTTCCGGCTCCCCGCCCACGCCGCCGAGCTGGCGCTGGAGCGGGGCGCCGCCCCGTCGCCCCTCCTGGGCCTGGTGCCCGGCGGGCAGGAGCGCTTCGAGTGCCTGGACTGCCACCGGGCCTACTTCACCTTCTCGGGCCTGGCCAAGCACAGGCAGCTGCGCTGCGAGTGGCAGTGCCACCGCTGCTTCAGCTGCAAGTACTGCGACAAGGAGTACGTGAGCCTGGGGGCGCTGAAGATGCACATCCGCACGCACACGCTGCCCTGCGTCTGCAAGCTCTGCGGCAAGGCCTTCTCCCGGCCCTGGCTGCTGCAGGGACACATCCGCACGCACACGG GGGAGAAGCCGTTCTCCTGCCCGCACTGCAGCCGGGCCTTCGCGGACCGCTCCAACCTGCGCGCGCACCTCCAGACGCACTCCGACATCAAGAAGTACCAGTGCAAGCGCTGCTCGAAGACCTTCTCCCGGATATCCCTGCTCTCCAAGCACGAGGAGGCCGGCTGCTGCCCGCTGTCGTGA
- the snai3 gene encoding zinc finger protein SNAI3 isoform X2, producing MPRSFLVKKYLSKKTNYGQLDSKKREDVLAPHSPEESMPGPLPLSQMSCPLPSSPQILGEWRPAPLVTPAPRTSVELTSVSGPLTDAQPWCTDFPPRGGPGQELGRPLLVAHNTPVRDSLPALEPLRLLEPHAFRLPAHAAELALERGAAPSPLLGLVPGGQERFECLDCHRAYFTFSGLAKHRQLRCEWQCHRCFSCKYCDKEYVSLGALKMHIRTHTLPCVCKLCGKAFSRPWLLQGHIRTHTGEKPFSCPHCSRAFADRSNLRAHLQTHSDIKKYQCKRCSKTFSRISLLSKHEEAGCCPLS from the exons ATGCCACGGTCCTTTTTGGTGAAGAAATACCTCAGTAAGAAGACAAACTACGGTCAACTGGATTCAAAGAAAAGAG AGGACGTCCTTGCTCCACACTCTCCGGAAGAATCCATGCCGGGtcccctgcccctctctcagATGTCCTGCCCTCTCCCCAGCTCCCCCCAGATCCTGGGAGAGTGGCGACCGGCGCCCCTCGTCACCCCAGCGCCCAGAACCTCGGTGGAGCTGACCTCTGTCAGCGGCCCGTTGACGGACGCGCAGCCGTGGTGCACGGACTTTCCCCCGAGGGGGGGCCCAGGGCAAGAGCTggggcgccccctgctggtggccCACAACACGCCCGTCAGGGACTCTCTCCCCGCCCTGGAGCCCCTCCGCCTCCTGGAGCCCCACGCCTTCCGGCTCCCCGCCCACGCCGCCGAGCTGGCGCTGGAGCGGGGCGCCGCCCCGTCGCCCCTCCTGGGCCTGGTGCCCGGCGGGCAGGAGCGCTTCGAGTGCCTGGACTGCCACCGGGCCTACTTCACCTTCTCGGGCCTGGCCAAGCACAGGCAGCTGCGCTGCGAGTGGCAGTGCCACCGCTGCTTCAGCTGCAAGTACTGCGACAAGGAGTACGTGAGCCTGGGGGCGCTGAAGATGCACATCCGCACGCACACGCTGCCCTGCGTCTGCAAGCTCTGCGGCAAGGCCTTCTCCCGGCCCTGGCTGCTGCAGGGACACATCCGCACGCACACGG GGGAGAAGCCGTTCTCCTGCCCGCACTGCAGCCGGGCCTTCGCGGACCGCTCCAACCTGCGCGCGCACCTCCAGACGCACTCCGACATCAAGAAGTACCAGTGCAAGCGCTGCTCGAAGACCTTCTCCCGGATATCCCTGCTCTCCAAGCACGAGGAGGCCGGCTGCTGCCCGCTGTCGTGA
- the snai3 gene encoding zinc finger protein SNAI3 isoform X3: MMQTTEDVLAPHSPEESMPGPLPLSQMSCPLPSSPQILGEWRPAPLVTPAPRTSVELTSVSGPLTDAQPWCTDFPPRGGPGQELGRPLLVAHNTPVRDSLPALEPLRLLEPHAFRLPAHAAELALERGAAPSPLLGLVPGGQERFECLDCHRAYFTFSGLAKHRQLRCEWQCHRCFSCKYCDKEYVSLGALKMHIRTHTLPCVCKLCGKAFSRPWLLQGHIRTHTGEKPFSCPHCSRAFADRSNLRAHLQTHSDIKKYQCKRCSKTFSRISLLSKHEEAGCCPLS; the protein is encoded by the exons atgatgcaaaccactg AGGACGTCCTTGCTCCACACTCTCCGGAAGAATCCATGCCGGGtcccctgcccctctctcagATGTCCTGCCCTCTCCCCAGCTCCCCCCAGATCCTGGGAGAGTGGCGACCGGCGCCCCTCGTCACCCCAGCGCCCAGAACCTCGGTGGAGCTGACCTCTGTCAGCGGCCCGTTGACGGACGCGCAGCCGTGGTGCACGGACTTTCCCCCGAGGGGGGGCCCAGGGCAAGAGCTggggcgccccctgctggtggccCACAACACGCCCGTCAGGGACTCTCTCCCCGCCCTGGAGCCCCTCCGCCTCCTGGAGCCCCACGCCTTCCGGCTCCCCGCCCACGCCGCCGAGCTGGCGCTGGAGCGGGGCGCCGCCCCGTCGCCCCTCCTGGGCCTGGTGCCCGGCGGGCAGGAGCGCTTCGAGTGCCTGGACTGCCACCGGGCCTACTTCACCTTCTCGGGCCTGGCCAAGCACAGGCAGCTGCGCTGCGAGTGGCAGTGCCACCGCTGCTTCAGCTGCAAGTACTGCGACAAGGAGTACGTGAGCCTGGGGGCGCTGAAGATGCACATCCGCACGCACACGCTGCCCTGCGTCTGCAAGCTCTGCGGCAAGGCCTTCTCCCGGCCCTGGCTGCTGCAGGGACACATCCGCACGCACACGG GGGAGAAGCCGTTCTCCTGCCCGCACTGCAGCCGGGCCTTCGCGGACCGCTCCAACCTGCGCGCGCACCTCCAGACGCACTCCGACATCAAGAAGTACCAGTGCAAGCGCTGCTCGAAGACCTTCTCCCGGATATCCCTGCTCTCCAAGCACGAGGAGGCCGGCTGCTGCCCGCTGTCGTGA